One segment of Sciurus carolinensis unplaced genomic scaffold, mSciCar1.2, whole genome shotgun sequence DNA contains the following:
- the Shc2 gene encoding SHC-transforming protein 2 translates to MTQGPGGRASPAPPAAPEPEAPTTFCALLPRMPQWKFVAPAGFLGRGSAAARAADPQAEGAGAAGVPALAAAVLGACEPRCVAPCPLPALSRCRAAGVRGPRGARGAAGPPEATADEWVRKGSFIHKPAHGWLHPDAKVLGPGVSYIVRYMGCIEVLRSMRSLDFSTRTQVTREAINRLHEAVPGVRGSWKKKAPNKALASILGRSNLRFAGLSVSVNISVDGLNLSVPATHQVVAAHHMQSISFASGGDTDMMDYVAYVAKDPINQRACHILECCEGLAQRVIGTVGQAFELRFKQYLHGPPLAAVPPERLTGQEESAWGDEEEAEGHDYYNSIPGKEPPLGGLVDSRLPVAQPCTLGALSQGSTARRDARGQQWDLGPSGSASPGDGYVQADARGPRDYEDHLYVNTQGLDAAEPEAPVSLPAEDSPKKDLFDMRPFEDALKLHEGSAAVGVMAAPPPLEDQWPSPPTRRAPIAPTEEQLRQEPWYHGRMSRRAAERLLRADGDFLVRDSVTNPGQYVLTGMQAGQPKHLLLVDPEGVVRTKDVLFESISHLIAYHLQNGQPIVAAESELHLRGVVPREP, encoded by the exons ATGACGCAGGGCCCAGGCGGGCGCGCATCCCCCGCGCCCCCCGCAGCCCCGGAGCCCGAGGCGCCCACCACCTTCTGCGCTCTGCTGCCGCGCATGCCTCAGTGGAAGTTTGTGGCGCCCGCCGGCTTCCTGGGCCGCGGCTCAGCGGCGGCGCGGGCGGCCGACCCCCAGGCCGAAGGCGCGGGCGCGGCGGGCGTCCCCGCGCTGGCTGCTGCTGTGCTGGGAGCCTGCGAGCCGCGCTGCGTCGCGCCCTGTCCTCTGCCGGCGCTCAGCCGCTGCCGAGCTGCGGGGGTGCGCGGACCTCGGGGCGCGCGGGGGGCGGCCGGCCCTCCAGAAGCCACCGCGGACGAGTGGGTCCGCAAGGGCAGCTTCATCCACAAGCCGGCGCACGGCTGGCTGCACCCCGACGCCAAAGTCCTGGGGCCCGGGGTCTCCTACATCGTTCGG TACATGGGCTGCATTGAGGTGCTCCGCTCCATGCGCTCCCTGGACTTCAGCACACGCACCCAGGTGACCAG GGAAGCCATCAACCGCCTCCACGAGGCTGTGCCCGGCGTCCGGGGCTCCTGGAAGAAGAAG GCCCCCAATAAGGCACTGGCCTCCATCCTGGGCAGGAGCAACCTCCGCTTCGCAGGCTTGAGCGTTTCTGTCAACATCTCTGTCGACGGGCTCAACCTCTCGGTTCCTGCCACCCACCAG GTCGTGGCCGCCCACCACATGCAGTCCATCTCCTTCGCCTCGGGCGGCGACACG GACATGATGGACTACGTGGCCTACGTCGCCAAGGACCCCATCAACCAGAGAG CCTGCCACATCCTGGAGTGCTGCGAGGGCCTGGCACAGCGCGTGATCGGCACCGTGGGCCAAGCCTTCGAGCTGCGCTTCAAGCAGTACCTGCACGGCCCCCCGCTGGCAGCGGTGCCCCCCGAGAG gctgacTGGCCAGGAGGAGTCGGCCTGGGGGGACGAGGAGGAGGCCGAGGGACATGATTACTACAACAGCATCCCAGGAAAGGAGCCGCCCCTGGGCGGGCTGGTGGACTCCAGGCTCCCGGTCGCCCAGCCCTGCACCCTCGGGGCCCTCAGCCAG GGCTCAACTGCACGGAGAGACGCCCGCGGCCAGCAGTGGGACCTGGGTCCCTCAGGTTCAG CCTCGCCAGGGGACGGCTACGTGCAGGCTGATGCCCGGGGACCGCGGGACTATGAGGACCACCTGTATGTCAACACCCAGGGCCTGGATGCTGCGGAACCTGAGGCTCCCGTGTCCCTGCCCGCTGAGGACAGCCCTAAGAAGGACCTGTTTGACATGC GACCCTTCGAGGACGCCCTGAAACTGCACGAGGGTTCGGCCGCGGTGGGTGTGATGGCAGCACCGCCCCCCTTGGAGGACCAGTGGCCCAGCCCCCCGACCCGCCGGGCCCCCATCGCCCCCACGGAGGAGCAGCTGCGGCAGGAGCCCTGGTACCACGGCCGCATGAGCCGGCGGGCGGCGGAGAGGCTGCTCCGCGCGGACGGGGACTTCCTGGTGCGCGACAGCGTCACCAACCCGGGGCAGTACGTCCTCACGGGCATGCAGGCCGGGCAGCCCAAGCACCTGCTGCTGGTGGACCCCGAGGGTGTG GTGCGGACGAAGGACGTGCTGTTCGAGAGCATCAGCCACCTCATCGCCTACCACCTGCAGAACGGGCAGCCCATCGTGGCTGCTGAGAGCGAGCTGCACCTGCGTGGCGTGGTCCCACGGGAGCCCTGA